One segment of Schistocerca cancellata isolate TAMUIC-IGC-003103 chromosome 2, iqSchCanc2.1, whole genome shotgun sequence DNA contains the following:
- the LOC126162026 gene encoding serine-rich adhesin for platelets-like — MAPRLVILLALSFVVQNAYASPLFFDSIGKIIDDVAQGIHDAMDDVANGIDNIVHGGTTTTSTSAPTTSTTVTEVTSTTVSDATTPSAATTSSTADVTSSATTPAATAASSSATSATTSDATTATETSAGTTATVVTSSVTASDATTATETSASTTATDVTSSVTASDATTATETSAGTTVTDVTSSVTASDATTATETSAGTTATDVTSSVTASDATTATETSAGTTATVVTSSVTASDATTATETSAGTTATDVTSSVTASDATTATETSAGTTATDVTSSVTASDATTATETSAGTTATDVTSSVTASDATTDAQTAATSSSATVSDVTTSVTVSDGTTTVGLSKTTVPAVSSTATTAGTATGTTASDVTSSATASESATSAETSSSTVSEVTTSDSVSEASTSADTSSSTVVSDDTSSATASEATTSADTSSSTIVSDDTSSVTASEATTSADTSSSTVVSDVTSSTTASDATTAADTSSSTVVSDDTSSATASEATTSADTSSSTIVSDDTSSVTASEATTSADTSSSTVVSDVTSSATASDATTAADTSSSTVVSDDTSSATASEATTSADTSSSTIVSDDTSSVTASEATTSADTSSTTVSDVTTSATTAADASTASSDSSDDSSSGLGGFFDAIKKAIENAKNVAENIIQDIVDTVGDITEEIVEKVQDFVNTTQSQLKDIQSAVENSIASVSSELASLASGAVSALETAVADLGTLTLNNIEQAEEDMEAAINATQKLAAAASGFASSAVTDVVSSIEGALNNTESLFDSLKTKLKSSSSSS, encoded by the exons ATGGCTCCCAGGCTGGTGATCCTCCTCGCTCTGTCGTTCGTGGTGCAG AACGCATACGCGTCACCCCTATTTTTTGACTCGATAGGGAAGATTATAGACGATGTGGCGCAGGGTATTCATGACGCTATGGATGACGTTGCTAATGGCATAGACAACATTGTGCATGGAGGCACCACCACCACCTCGACTTCTGCACCCACAACTAGTACTACCGTCACAGAGGTCACCAGCACCACTGTCTCTGATGCCACTACACCCTCTGCAGCCACCACAAGTTCAACCGCAGACGTCACAAGCTCTGCGACAACCCCTGCTGCAACTGCTGCAAGTTCTTCTGCCACCTCTGCGACTACGTCTGATGCAACTACTGCCACTGAAACTTCAGCTGGTACTACTGCCACAGTTGTAACAAGCTCTGTGACTGCGTCTGATGCAACTACTGCTACTGAAACTTCAGCTAGTACTACTGCCACAGATGTAACAAGCTCTGTGACTGCGTCTGATGCAACTACTGCTACTGAAACTTCAGCTGGTACTACTGTCACAGATGTAACAAGCTCTGTGACTGCGTCTGATGCAACTACTGCTACTGAAACTTCAGCTGGTACTACTGCCACAGATGTAACAAGCTCTGTGACTGCGTCTGATGCAACTACTGCTACTGAAACGTCAGCTGGTACTACTGCCACAGTTGTAACAAGCTCTGTGACTGCGTCTGATGCAACTACTGCTACTGAAACTTCAGCTGGTACTACTGCCACAGATGTAACAAGCTCTGTGACTGCGTCTGATGCAACTACTGCTACTGAAACTTCAGCTGGTACTACTGCCACAGATGTAACAAGCTCTGTGACTGCGTCTGATGCAACTACTGCTACTGAAACTTCAGCTGGTACTACTGCCACAGATGTAACAAGCTCTGTGACTGCATCTGATGCAACTACTGATGCTCAGACTGCTGCAACTTCTTCAAGTGCTACTGTCTCAGATGTTACGACTTCTGTAACTGTCTCCGATGGTACAACCACCGTTGGACTTTCTAAAACTACTGTGCCAGCTGTCTCCAGCACTGCTACCACTGCTGGAACTGCCACAGGCACTACTGCCTCAGATGTCACCAGCTCGGCTACTGCTTCTGAGTCTGCTACCTCTGCTGAGACCTCATCAAGCACAGTCTCAGAGGTCACCACCTCGGATTCTGTCTCTGAAGCCTCTACCTCTGCTGACACCTCATCAAGTACTGTAGTCTCCGATGACACCAGCTCGGCTACTGCCTCTGAAGCTACTACCTCTGCTGACACCTCATCAAGTACCATCGTTTCAGATGACACCAGCTCGGTTACTGCCTCTGAAGCCACTACCTCTGCTGACACCTCATCAAGTACTGTAGTCTCTGATGTCACCAGCTCGACTACCGCCTCTGACGCCACTACCGCTGCTGACACCTCATCAAGTACTGTAGTCTCCGATGACACCAGCTCGGCTACTGCCTCTGAAGCTACTACCTCTGCTGACACCTCATCAAGTACCATCGTTTCAGATGACACCAGCTCGGTTACTGCCTCTGAAGCCACTACCTCTGCTGACACCTCATCAAGTACTGTAGTCTCTGATGTCACCAGCTCGGCTACCGCCTCTGACGCCACTACCGCTGCTGACACCTCATCAAGTACTGTAGTCTCCGATGACACCAGCTCGGCTACTGCCTCTGAAGCTACTACCTCTGCCGACACCTCATCAAGTACCATCGTTTCAGATGACACCAGCTCGGTTACTGCCTCTGAAGCCACTACCTCTGCTGACACCTCAAGCACTACAGTCTCAGATgtcactacctctgcaactaccgcCGCGGATGCAAGCACTGCCAGCAGCGATTCATCTGAT GATTCTTCGTCGGGACTTGGCGGCTTCTTTGATGCTATAAAGAAGGCTATCGAGAACGCCAAGAATGTCGCAGAGAACATAATCCAGGACATCGTTGACACTGTAGGAGATATAACTGAGGAGATCGTCGAGAAAGTACAGGACTTTGTAAATACCACTCAGTCCCAGCTTAAAGACATCCAG TCAGCTGTCGAAAATTCGATCGCCAGCGTGTCTTCAGAGCTGGCGAGCCTCGCGTCTGGGGCCGTGTCGGCCCTGGAGACGGCCGTGGCGGACCTGGGGACGCTGACGCTGAACAACATCGAGCAGGCCGAGGAGGACATGGAGGCTGCCATCAACGCCACGCAGAAGCTCGCGGCCGCCGCCAGCGGCTTCGCTTCCAGCGCCGTCACCGACGTCGTCAGTTCCATCGAGGGG